One region of Chanodichthys erythropterus isolate Z2021 chromosome 24, ASM2448905v1, whole genome shotgun sequence genomic DNA includes:
- the fibina gene encoding fin bud initiation factor a, which produces MWTSSLSGQSDLRSGQKLSIMLAFALGLFLLPLCGAVYTGPLLPEMSNGTFHHFFVPDGDYEETEDPEKCQMLFKWIDRRPCPVEEDRDSIIREDFIIVKQQIEDAARVLESIGKSISYDLDGEDSYGKYLKREIVQISEAFTNVEKSLLELETKFKQSQETGQREENEFTNNFINPMYSVKDTLQETLDISSGLKDKHELISLIIRSHGSRLSRLKNDYLNV; this is translated from the coding sequence ATGTGGACATCGTCTCTGTCAGGTCAGTCAGACCTTCGGAGTGGACAGAAGCTATCTATCATGTTAGCCTTCGCCCTTGGTCTGTTTTTATTGCCGCTCTGCGGTGCGGTCTACACGGGACCTTTGCTCCCTGAAATGTCCAACGGGACATTTCACCACTTCTTCGTCCCGGACGGGGATTACGAGGAAACCGAAGACCCGGAAAAATGCCAGATGCTTTTCAAATGGATCGACCGCAGACCGTGTCCAGTGGAGGAAGACCGGGACTCGATCATCCGAGAGGATTTTATCATCGTTAAACAACAGATCGAAGACGCAGCGCGCGTTCTGGAGAGCATTGGGAAGAGCATTTCCTACGACCTGGACGGCGAGGACAGTTACGGGAAATACCTAAAGAGGGAGATTGTGCAAATCAGTGAGGCATTTACAAACGTGGAGAAATCGCTTCTTGAGTTGGAGACGAAATTCAAGCAAAGCCAGGAGACTGGGCAAAGAGAGGAGAATGAATTCACCAATAACTTCATCAACCCCATGTATAGTGTGAAGGACACTCTACAGGAAACTCTGGACATCTCGTCTGGACTCAAGGATAAACATGAACTCATCTCTCTGATAATTCGGAGTCATGGATCGAGGTTAAGCCGGCTGAAAAATGACTACCTGAACGTTTAG